One window from the genome of Pelecanus crispus isolate bPelCri1 chromosome 13, bPelCri1.pri, whole genome shotgun sequence encodes:
- the CMC4 gene encoding cx9C motif-containing protein 4: protein MSQKDPCQKQACEIQKCLQVNNYMESKCETMLQEMRKCCSRYPKGRSVCCSGFEKEEREREKFKATSEGIPPPPQ from the exons ATGTCCCAGAAGGATCCCTGCCAGAAACAAGCCTGTGAAATACAGAAGTGCTTGCAAG TGAACAACTACATGGAGTCTAAGTGTGAAACCATGCTTCAGGAAATGCGGAAGTGCTGCTCCCGGTACCCCAAGGGCAGATCCGTCTGTTGTTCAGGgtttgagaaagaagaaagggagagagaaaagttCAAGGCGACTTCAGAAGGAATTCCCCCACCACCTCAGTAA
- the MTCP1 gene encoding protein p13 MTCP-1, producing MAEGGHAGTPPVRLWVRRVGVYCDEHRKTWLVAAEEEEGMLRARIQRVQVPLGEALRPSQLPPSRLPHMWQLSQGEQYRDSNSRVWEIEHHLMLGGVEELLLKLVPGD from the exons ATGGCAGAAGGAGGGCACGCTGGCACTCCTCCTGTCCGACTGTGGGTGCGACGTGTAGGTGTTTACTGCGATGAGCACCGCAAAACGTGGCTTGTGGCTGCAGAAGAG GAGGAAGGTATGCTGAGGGCTCGGATCCAAAGAGTTCAGGTTCCCCTGGGTGAGGCGCTGCgacccagccagctccccccatcCCGGCTGCCTCATATGTGGCAGCTGTCCCAGGGTGAGCAGTACAGGGATAGTAACTCTCGCGTTTGGGAGATAGAGCACCATCTCATG CTTGGTGGTGTTGAAGAACTGCTGCTTAAACTCGTGCCTGGTGATTAA
- the BRCC3 gene encoding lys-63-specific deubiquitinase BRCC36 isoform X2 codes for MAVQAVHLEADAFLVCLNHALSTEKEEVMGLCIGEVQGPGGATPGRDRRRVGTPREEVDTSRIVHIHSVIILRRSDKRKDRVEISPEQLSAASTEAERLAEMTGRPMRVVGWYHSHPHITVWPSHVDVRTQAMYQMMDQGFVGLIFSCFIEDKNTKTGRILYTCFQSVQAQKSSEYERIEIPIHVVPHETIGKVCLESAVELPKILCQEEQDAYRRIHSLTHLDSVTKIHNGSVFTKNLCSQMSAISGPLLQWLEDRLEQNKQRVQELQQEKEQLLEELAALE; via the exons ATGGCGGTGCAGGCCGTGCATTTGGAGGCCGACGCCTTCCTGGTGTGCCTCAACCACGCGCTGAGCACCGAGAAGGAGGAGGTCATGGGGCTCTGCATCGGCGAGGTacaggggccgggcggggctaCCCCGGGGAGAGACAGGCGGCGCGTGGGGACACCGCGGGAGGAG GTTGACACCAGCCGAATTGTTCATATCCATTCTGTGATCATCCTGCGCCGTTCTGATAAGAGAAAAGACCGTGTGGAAATTTCACCCGAGCAGCTTTCAGCTGCTTCTACTGAAGCAGAG AGGTTGGCTGAAATGACAGGACGTCCCATGAGAGTTGTGGGCTGGTATCACTCTCATCCTCATATTACTGTCTGGCCATCACATGTTG ATGTCCGCACACAAGCTATGTATCAGATGATGGACCAAGGTTTTGTAGGGCTTATCTTTTCCTGCTTCATTGAGGACAAAAACACAAAG ACAGGCAGGATTCTCTACACCTGTTTCCAGTCCGTTCAGGCCCAGAAGAGCTCAGA ATATGAAAGGATTGAAATTCCTATTCATGTTGTCCCCCATGAAACCATTGGAAAAGTGTGTCTGGAATCAGCTGTAGAGCTGCCCAAGATCCTTTGCCAAGAAGAGCAAGATGCCTACAGGAGAATTCACAG CCTCACCCATCTAGACTCCGTAACCAAGATTCATAATGGCTCAG TGTTCACAAAGAACCTCTGCAGCCAGATGTCTGCCATCAGTGGGCCGCTCCTTCAGTGGCTGGAGGACAGACTAGAGCAGAACAAACAGcgggtgcaggagctgcagcaggagaaagagcaGCTCCTGGAAGAACTAGCTGCTTTAGAGTGA
- the BRCC3 gene encoding lys-63-specific deubiquitinase BRCC36 isoform X3 — protein sequence MAVQAVHLEADAFLVCLNHALSTEKEEVMGLCIGEVDTSRIVHIHSVIILRRSDKRKDRVEISPEQLSAASTEAERLAEMTGRPMRVVGWYHSHPHITVWPSHVDVRTQAMYQMMDQGFVGLIFSCFIEDKNTKTGRILYTCFQSVQAQKSSEYERIEIPIHVVPHETIGKVCLESAVELPKILCQEEQDAYRRIHSLTHLDSVTKIHNGSVFTKNLCSQMSAISGPLLQWLEDRLEQNKQRVQELQQEKEQLLEELAALE from the exons ATGGCGGTGCAGGCCGTGCATTTGGAGGCCGACGCCTTCCTGGTGTGCCTCAACCACGCGCTGAGCACCGAGAAGGAGGAGGTCATGGGGCTCTGCATCGGCGAG GTTGACACCAGCCGAATTGTTCATATCCATTCTGTGATCATCCTGCGCCGTTCTGATAAGAGAAAAGACCGTGTGGAAATTTCACCCGAGCAGCTTTCAGCTGCTTCTACTGAAGCAGAG AGGTTGGCTGAAATGACAGGACGTCCCATGAGAGTTGTGGGCTGGTATCACTCTCATCCTCATATTACTGTCTGGCCATCACATGTTG ATGTCCGCACACAAGCTATGTATCAGATGATGGACCAAGGTTTTGTAGGGCTTATCTTTTCCTGCTTCATTGAGGACAAAAACACAAAG ACAGGCAGGATTCTCTACACCTGTTTCCAGTCCGTTCAGGCCCAGAAGAGCTCAGA ATATGAAAGGATTGAAATTCCTATTCATGTTGTCCCCCATGAAACCATTGGAAAAGTGTGTCTGGAATCAGCTGTAGAGCTGCCCAAGATCCTTTGCCAAGAAGAGCAAGATGCCTACAGGAGAATTCACAG CCTCACCCATCTAGACTCCGTAACCAAGATTCATAATGGCTCAG TGTTCACAAAGAACCTCTGCAGCCAGATGTCTGCCATCAGTGGGCCGCTCCTTCAGTGGCTGGAGGACAGACTAGAGCAGAACAAACAGcgggtgcaggagctgcagcaggagaaagagcaGCTCCTGGAAGAACTAGCTGCTTTAGAGTGA
- the BRCC3 gene encoding lys-63-specific deubiquitinase BRCC36 isoform X1: MAVQAVHLEADAFLVCLNHALSTEKEEVMGLCIGEVDTSRIVHIHSVIILRRSDKRKDRVEISPEQLSAASTEAERLAEMTGRPMRVVGWYHSHPHITVWPSHVDVRTQAMYQMMDQGFVGLIFSCFIEDKNTKAGFSTPVSSPFRPRRAQSEYSRRILCPASGCISSCLSFLGCLKYERIEIPIHVVPHETIGKVCLESAVELPKILCQEEQDAYRRIHSLTHLDSVTKIHNGSVFTKNLCSQMSAISGPLLQWLEDRLEQNKQRVQELQQEKEQLLEELAALE; encoded by the exons ATGGCGGTGCAGGCCGTGCATTTGGAGGCCGACGCCTTCCTGGTGTGCCTCAACCACGCGCTGAGCACCGAGAAGGAGGAGGTCATGGGGCTCTGCATCGGCGAG GTTGACACCAGCCGAATTGTTCATATCCATTCTGTGATCATCCTGCGCCGTTCTGATAAGAGAAAAGACCGTGTGGAAATTTCACCCGAGCAGCTTTCAGCTGCTTCTACTGAAGCAGAG AGGTTGGCTGAAATGACAGGACGTCCCATGAGAGTTGTGGGCTGGTATCACTCTCATCCTCATATTACTGTCTGGCCATCACATGTTG ATGTCCGCACACAAGCTATGTATCAGATGATGGACCAAGGTTTTGTAGGGCTTATCTTTTCCTGCTTCATTGAGGACAAAAACACAAAG GCAGGATTCTCTACACCTGTTTCCAGTCCGTTCAGGCCCAGAAGAGCTCAGAGTGAGTACAGCAGAAGAATACTATGTCCAGCGTCAGGTTGTATTTCATCTTGTCTCTCCTTTCTGGGTTGTCTCAA ATATGAAAGGATTGAAATTCCTATTCATGTTGTCCCCCATGAAACCATTGGAAAAGTGTGTCTGGAATCAGCTGTAGAGCTGCCCAAGATCCTTTGCCAAGAAGAGCAAGATGCCTACAGGAGAATTCACAG CCTCACCCATCTAGACTCCGTAACCAAGATTCATAATGGCTCAG TGTTCACAAAGAACCTCTGCAGCCAGATGTCTGCCATCAGTGGGCCGCTCCTTCAGTGGCTGGAGGACAGACTAGAGCAGAACAAACAGcgggtgcaggagctgcagcaggagaaagagcaGCTCCTGGAAGAACTAGCTGCTTTAGAGTGA